The stretch of DNA ACTCATGTAGTGCCTGTTTCGCCTAGATATAAAGTTGCACGGCCCTGTGAATGTGTACTGTACAATGATCACAGACGCGCCagtatacagatgtactgtagcaatcTTTCTTACTCACATTGCTGCGTTATGCTGGCATACAGTATTCtgttatatttaagtaataatcccctcagaacagggcattactggccaataatgccctggctggaagagttgaaggcccgaggcgaagccgagggactttaacccagccagggcattattgaccagtaatgccctgttctgaggggattattactattataggctaaatgtaggcttatttcataaataatagacacttttgtatagttaaatagatttttttattaaaataaaatggtaaatacatgaaaccatctCTATATACGCGttcactgcagatatctatatccacacactgccgccccctctatatacacacacacacagcagctcacacacaaactgctgctacacacacacacacacaaaacagcacaacacacacaacacagtgccattacacacacacacacacacacacacacacacactggagctttagacacacaacacagcatctcctctaccctcactacacagcacctctacacacacagcagcagctctacacacacacacacacacacacaaactctgctgctacacacacatgctacacccataaacactgctactgacacacacacacacacacacacacacactggagctctatacacacacacacacacaaacacacacacacagtagctctatacacacacgcacacgcacacgcacacacacacacacacacacacacattagttctacactcacacaaactgctgctacacatacaaaagcacaacacacacactgcagcagcaatcaaaaatgcagccacttactaaactttgcactctccctccctctacacacaacacagcacaacacagcacagcacaacacagcacctctacaccccccccccccacacacacacacaacactaaacctctatacacaacacatttacttctttgcagtctcctccacctcccccaattcaactgaatccgctcagaaaatctcagtcagctcgggaggcgGGGGAGTCAAACCGTgactgatactttttgaccaataccctgccatgtctcagatctttcacttaattcaaaccaatcacctgccctgtctcagctgttctgaaagctgattggctggaaataaacagattgaaaactgcattttgcaagctgctgaaattcagggcattactgtggataatgcctggaattttaaccaatcagagagcaggtttttcaataatgccctgaattttactgctttagcctataatctgtgttatcactgccactgaatcctatggaaaatGTATGGCATTCTGTGTTACAAAGGGATATGTTGTTTTATTAGAAGGAACAATAACTCTtagtacatttgtgtatttaatgATAAAGAATTATAACTGATAGCAATGATACAATATTTTCATGTTCCTGTCTTCTTAAGTCGTGTCCAAGGTGAAGCTGAGCGCGCGTGCGCACTCGTGCTTAGTGGGATCAAACACATTGTGACAATGTGTTTGTCCTGAGTGTGCGGATGCAGGTGTCCGTGAGCGCTCCGCGATTACCAAGACAAATTCTTTTGACATTGTCCCACTTGCCCTGGTCACATGcactgttcagccaatgagggtggacCGCTCATGTGACTTCATGGGCATGCTTCCGGCACGCACCTCCCACCCCCCGTGCACACCTACACTGGACACTAATCACCCCTGCTCTCACGGAACGGCTCAGTCGCTCTCAGCCTATATAAGAATACAAGAGGTTATCTGTATCTAATTGAAGTTATTTCAAAGCACGCTTCTCTTGTACTGAAGGGGTACTGTACAAATGTAGCAAACTTTATTACAGTGGGACATACATAATATGCATAATGCTGCAGTGTGAGAAATCCTTATTTAGTAGACTTGGCCAAGCGCACAATGGGGAGATGGTCAATAACATGACTACATGTTATCCTTTCCTTTCCtaatgtctgattttgctgcacttattgtataattataattccctgtactgtattctttgtgaagcgctgagtacacttttagcgctatataaataaagacatacaatacatctgTATATGTGACATAAGGTTATGCTAACATCATAATTTCTACTGTTTTTCAGTGAGGATTGGCAAGAAAAGGAAGATAAAACAAGAAGAGCAGTGACGCGTGTGCTAAAATGTGACCTCACAAAAGCCAACCCATCAGAACCCGTTGTGTTACCCCAAGTGGACTGTCTGCTTAGCTGTGGATGCTTGGAAGTTTTTAGCAAACACCAAGATGATTATCACAGAATCCTGAAGAACATGTCATCACTGCTAAAAGTGGAGGGGTATCTCTTACTCTTTGGACTTCTCAATATGTCATATTACAAGCTGGGTGAGCACACATTGCATGTTCTGACATACGATGAAGAATTCTTGCGTCAGGCTCTCAGTGACACAGGTTATATCATCCAGAGCTTAGATGTGTTTAGCAGTAAGAAGAAATCAGATCTTTTGGATTATGATCACCTTGTGTTTGTTGTGGCACGTAAGGAGAGGGAGATTTAAATGTGCACAAGAGTGACCCAATACCAGGGACATAA from Ascaphus truei isolate aAscTru1 chromosome 6, aAscTru1.hap1, whole genome shotgun sequence encodes:
- the LOC142496448 gene encoding nicotinamide N-methyltransferase-like; this encodes MKLGRHRVRAEEQKINPMDSSHKQYHHVDIDPRIILDTYICAENNDLQEEIVEYPLKQLHKAFTSGGVSGDSLIDITMGPAICHLLSASELFKEIIVLDPVETHHKELEMWLKKDPGSFDWSHLSKYVCDMEGKGEDWQEKEDKTRRAVTRVLKCDLTKANPSEPVVLPQVDCLLSCGCLEVFSKHQDDYHRILKNMSSLLKVEGYLLLFGLLNMSYYKLGEHTLHVLTYDEEFLRQALSDTGYIIQSLDVFSSKKKSDLLDYDHLVFVVARKEREI